DNA sequence from the Tissierella sp. MB52-C2 genome:
ATAATTTAGCTAACTTTTTTATAGCTCTGATTTCTGCTTCATAAGTTTCTACCCTTAGCTTCCATATCTTTATCTCTTTACACAAATCTTTATATGATTTAATTATATCCATATATTTACTCCCCTTTCCTTTCTGCATCAATCTTTTTTATAACTATATCTACATTAAGTTTGGTACTATATATAAGTTGTATTTTAAATTTATATATAGTTTCAGCCATATCTCTTTGACTAATGATATTCCCTAATCTTTTTCAGCTACTACCTTAACCTCTACTTGCTATAAATGAAAACAATATAGTGCCATTTTATTTAAATGTACATATACTAATTATGAGGTGATATAAATGTCAAGGATCTCAAATATATGTCCTGATACATTAGTGCTCGTAGTTTCTTTGATTTCTATTTTAATTTCACAAGATTTAGATACTGATGATATTAATGTTTTAGGCAATGTTTTTACGCAAATTGGTGCTAGTTTGCTTACTAAAGCTGCTCAACAACAAAGTTTACAATCTAAAGAAGAACTTAAAACACAAATATCTGATATGGAAAAACAAATCGCAAATTTAAAGCGTCAATTATGTTAAACGTTCTTTCTTCAGTATCAAATATGTCCTTGCCCTTACATCTAGGACATATTATTCATGCCTTTCCCTCTAATCCAAGAGGTAACTTCCCACACCTATTGCATTTTATTTAATATACATCTCATATATTTAATAGGTTTGTATTTTCATATGTTTCAGAACTATCACAGGCCAAAGCAATTTCTTTTAAAGTTATTTCATCTGATTTTTCTTTATAGGTATTTTTCTAGAATATCTAGGCAATTTATATTTTTTCGCCTGTAAACTCTTTCATTAACCCTGTTAACTTTAGTCTATTTTTAACCAGCTTTCCATTTGCTTCTATACCTTTTCTATATAATTCTTCAAGCTCTAAATTTTCTTGGACAATATAATTTATCTGTTTCTCTATTTCATTTAATTCTTTTCTTCTTTCTAATATTTCCATTACTGAATTCTCCTTTCTTTTCTCAACTCTTTTTGGTTTCTTCAATTTGGTTCAACCCCTTTGAACATTAGGGGTAAAAAAATATACTTGAATCTCTTCCTGTGGAATACCTAGAAGTTCAGCCGCTAAAGCAATCTCATCTTGGACAAAATATATTCTCCCATTAAGCTTTAAAGATAGGGTTCTTTCCGATACTCTCATAGCTTTAGAAAAAGCTGATTGAGTGCTAAATTTCTCAGTAATTTTTCCCCGTAATTTATTGTAATTAAATGCCATTGAATAAATCCTCCCTTCTTTAAGTTCAATCTTGTTGAACTGATTTAAATATATCATTAGAATTTTTCTTTGTCAATAGATAAATTCAATTCACTTTAACTTTTGTATTTTATTCTTGAACTTTAGTTTAAAATATGATATATTAAATTTTAGAATGATAGGAGGGAAAATTTTGAAGAAATTAACTACATCTGATAGACTTAAAGAAATTATGAATAAACGTAGACTAAGACAGATTGATATATTAGAAATGACAAAGCCATATTCCGAAAAATACAATATAAAGATGAATAAATCTGATATAAGTCAGTATGTATCTGGCCTTGTTGAACCTGGTCAAGAAAAGCTCTCCATATTAGGAATGGCTTTGAACGTTAGTGAAGCTTGGTTAATGGGTTATAATGTACCTATGGATAGAGATTATATTCATACAACGAATATGGGAGTAGTTTCACTAAGAGAAGTGAAATTAATAAACAACCTTCGCAAGTTAAATCAAGTTGGCCAACAAGAAGCCATAAAAAGAGTTGAAGAACTTACTTATATAGATAAATATGCAATGAAAGAAGATTCTCATCTATTACCTAATGCTGCACATGAAATTGATGGAGCTTCCGAAAAAGATAAAGCCCATGATGACTCCATAATGGATGATGAAGATTTTTAGGAAGTTGACAGGGGGACTGATTAAATGACTTATGAAGAATTATTAGAAGAAGCAGAGATACATGAATTAGTTGTAAAAGAGAAACCTCTTAGGGCCTACAAGGGAAGAATTAAAGGAAATAGAATTGCTATAAAGAAAGATCTTAGCAATACAGATAAGAAATGCACATTAGCTGAAGAAATAGGACACTACCATACTACAGTAGGAAATATATTAGACCAATCAGATCTTAATAATAGAAAACAAGAGAGATATGCTAGGGCTTGGGGATATAGAAAATTAGTAAGAGTCACAAAATTAATCGATGCCTACA
Encoded proteins:
- a CDS encoding DUF739 family protein, giving the protein MAFNYNKLRGKITEKFSTQSAFSKAMRVSERTLSLKLNGRIYFVQDEIALAAELLGIPQEEIQVYFFTPNVQRG
- a CDS encoding ImmA/IrrE family metallo-endopeptidase gives rise to the protein MTYEELLEEAEIHELVVKEKPLRAYKGRIKGNRIAIKKDLSNTDKKCTLAEEIGHYHTTVGNILDQSDLNNRKQERYARAWGYRKLVRVTKLIDAYKHGVRNRFELAEYLGVTEEYIEEVLIYYKQKYGLQYQINNYLVCFEPLSVLEIWE